In the Solanum pennellii chromosome 5, SPENNV200 genome, one interval contains:
- the LOC107019740 gene encoding uncharacterized protein LOC107019740, protein MSDQKMFLSLKKTFFYNFFPSKEEEEACKRNNTPYVVTRELIETRDMYPPPKIDLQNPWQMKIKITSYEVEAGALLIPYIETFEYIIRYWTLDLAKILVNGCGVYVQVWDVTEDNAPNKYEGERVYLWKLCNDDYALSCIELFNHNRLGVGDEIGLFWDPRCSNFMFKLLSRKRYS, encoded by the exons ATGTCTGATCAAAAGATGTTCCTTAGCCTTAAGAAGACcttcttttacaatttttttccatcaaaagaagaagaagaagcttgTAAACGTAACAACACTCCATATGTAGTGACTCGAGAACTAATTGAGACTAGGGATATGTACCCTCCTCCCAAAATCGATCTACAAAACCCATGGCAGATGAAGATAAAGATTACCAGTTATGAGGTTGAGGCAGGAGCCCTCTTGATTCCCTATATCGAGACGTTTGAGTACATTATTCGGTACTGGACATTGGACCTCGCCAAAATTTTGGTGAACGGGTGCGGTGTGTATGTTCAAGTGTGGGATGTAACGGAGGATAATGCTCCTAACAAGTATGAAGGTGAGCGTGTTTACTTATGGAAGCTGTGCAACGATGACTATGCTCTTTCGTGCATTGAATTGTTCAACCATAACAGATTGGGGGTCGGTGATGAAATTGGGCTGTTTTGGGATCCGAGATGTTCAAATTTTATGTTCAAATTACTTTCTC GAAAACGATACAGTTAA